In a single window of the Vibrio celticus genome:
- the atzF gene encoding allophanate hydrolase, protein MTNSNTTLQAATEPLTISGLCEAYRSGELDVEQFLRNKLEQVRADKSNAWLSVISDQQLDAYLAKLAEQDIEQLPLFGVPFAIKDNIDLQGLGTTAGCEAYRYQPSESAYLVKQLTNAGAVPLGKTSLDQFATGLVGTRSPWGAVNNSFDPQYISGGSSSGSAVAVATNQVCFALGTDTAGSGRVPAAFNNLFGLKPSKGLLSCSGVVPACRTLDCVTFFTKSAEDLSTLYQVGASYDESDCYARYAIEQGLEATTQFSGLRVGVPSEEQLKFFGNEEYRKLYAQSVARLESLGAEVIPFDLSPFIEAANLLYQGPWVAERYAAIESFFNSNQEQCLEVIQTIVGGAKDLSATDTFKAIYQLQAFKVQCDQLMDNVDAVLTPTAGTIYTIDEVNNDPIALNSNLGYYTNFMNLLDYSAIAMPAGFTEAGLPFGVTLFAQAFQDEVLIALSKEWQQAMNLPLGATLVELESSESVDLLVCGAHMKDLALNHQLIELGANFKQRTTTSKNYSLYCLAGGPPLRPGLVRSPNKGEKIEVEIWRVPKKQLGALLVQIPHPLGLGSVETDSGEWVKGFICEGIGIEGATDITEAGGWRYFLEKS, encoded by the coding sequence ATGACTAATTCAAATACGACGCTTCAAGCAGCGACAGAGCCACTGACCATCAGCGGCCTATGTGAGGCCTACCGCAGTGGTGAACTTGACGTAGAGCAGTTTTTGCGTAACAAGCTCGAACAAGTCAGAGCCGACAAATCCAATGCTTGGCTATCAGTGATTTCTGACCAGCAACTTGACGCGTATCTAGCTAAACTTGCAGAACAGGACATTGAACAGTTACCCCTGTTTGGCGTGCCTTTTGCCATCAAAGATAATATCGATTTGCAAGGGTTGGGTACGACTGCTGGCTGCGAAGCCTACCGCTACCAACCATCAGAATCCGCCTATCTGGTTAAGCAGTTGACCAACGCTGGCGCGGTACCTTTGGGTAAAACGAGCCTTGATCAGTTTGCAACCGGTTTAGTGGGTACACGTAGCCCTTGGGGAGCGGTGAACAACAGTTTTGATCCGCAGTATATCTCAGGTGGCTCAAGCTCTGGCAGTGCAGTTGCCGTAGCGACCAACCAAGTATGTTTTGCATTAGGAACCGATACTGCAGGCTCTGGCCGTGTACCAGCAGCATTTAATAACCTATTCGGCCTCAAGCCAAGTAAGGGGCTGTTAAGTTGCAGTGGTGTCGTCCCCGCATGTCGTACATTAGATTGCGTTACATTCTTCACTAAAAGTGCAGAAGACCTGAGCACACTCTATCAAGTGGGAGCGAGCTATGATGAGAGCGATTGCTACGCTCGCTATGCTATTGAACAAGGGCTTGAAGCAACCACTCAGTTTTCTGGATTGAGAGTCGGAGTGCCATCCGAGGAGCAGCTAAAGTTCTTTGGCAACGAAGAGTATCGTAAGCTCTATGCTCAGTCGGTTGCTCGCCTAGAGTCATTGGGGGCAGAAGTCATACCATTTGATTTGTCGCCATTCATAGAGGCGGCTAACCTGCTTTATCAAGGCCCTTGGGTTGCAGAAAGATATGCTGCTATTGAATCCTTCTTCAATAGTAATCAAGAGCAGTGTTTGGAAGTGATTCAAACGATTGTTGGTGGAGCCAAAGACCTTTCTGCTACCGATACATTTAAAGCCATATACCAACTGCAAGCATTTAAAGTTCAGTGCGACCAGTTGATGGACAATGTTGATGCTGTGCTGACGCCAACCGCAGGCACGATTTATACTATTGATGAAGTGAATAACGACCCGATTGCCCTAAATAGCAACCTCGGTTACTACACCAACTTCATGAACCTACTCGACTACAGCGCGATAGCAATGCCCGCAGGTTTCACCGAAGCTGGATTGCCGTTTGGTGTCACCCTGTTTGCCCAAGCCTTCCAAGACGAAGTCTTGATTGCATTAAGTAAAGAGTGGCAGCAGGCGATGAATTTGCCACTGGGGGCAACACTAGTTGAACTCGAGAGTAGCGAGAGTGTGGATTTGCTAGTTTGTGGTGCTCACATGAAAGACTTAGCGCTTAATCATCAACTAATAGAGTTAGGTGCGAACTTTAAACAGCGAACCACTACATCAAAGAATTATTCTCTGTATTGCCTAGCAGGTGGGCCACCACTAAGGCCTGGACTAGTCCGTAGCCCAAACAAGGGTGAAAAGATTGAGGTCGAAATCTGGCGAGTGCCTAAAAAGCA
- the uca gene encoding urea carboxylase has translation MFSKVLIANRGAIACRVIRTLKQLNIGSVAIYSEADSQSLHVVGADEAFSLGQGGATETYLNQDKIIAIAKESGAQAIHPGYGFLSENPEFVERCEQEGLVFLGPTAEQMRSFGLKHSARNIATQANVPLLPGTDLLNDKQQALQEAEKIGYPVMLKSTAGGGGIGMQCCFTSQELDEAYDSVKRLSANNFSNSGVFLEKFIQQARHIEVQIFGDGQGHVVALGERDCSAQRRNQKVIEETPAPNLNDDTRTKLQDTAVRLASEVNYRNAGTVEFVLDQQTQAFYFLEVNTRLQVEHGVTEEVFGVDLVEWMVRQGAERLELETLSATLKSQGHAIQVRLYAEDANKNFQPCAGLLSHVEWAEQENLRIEHWIEAGVEVSPFFDPMLAKVIVHSDDRNTALAELKQSLGNSNIYGIEHNKAYLSQLLASELVKKGEVLTQSLNSFEFKPNTFDVISGGTQTTIQDYPARTGYWDIGVPSSGPMDALSFRLANTLLANEESSAGLEIIVSGPTLKFNQETRIALTGASIQATLDGESVAMSEAVEIKPGQTLKLGKVLDGARTYLAIQGGIDCPEYLGSRSTFTLGQFGGHAGRALLAGDVLHIKEATPKSTTEISSITQPEFNGEWQIRVIYGPHGAPDFFTQEDIDAFFDAEWKVHFNSSRTGVRLIGPKPNWARADGGEAGLHPSNIHDNAYAVGTIDFTGDMPVILGPDGPSLGGFVCPATIIKADLWKMGQLKAGDKIRFTPVTVEDAELAERAQLTQIETGVIEEMVLPIAELDSPIIKTIPASQYGEQVAYRPSGEDYLLVEYGPQMLDIRLRFRVHALMLKLQERNLVGVHELTPGIRSLQIHYDNLVMPRDQLLDELEAIEAMLDSIDDLTVPARVVHLPLSWDDEATRLAIRKYDEVVRKDAPWCPDNIEFIRRINGLDSVEDVKRIVFDASYLVMGLGDVYLGAPVATPMDPRHRLVTTKYNPARTWTPENAVGIGGAYMCVYGMEGPGGYQFVGRTLQMWNRYRQTEAFTKPWLLRFFDQIKFYEVSADELLDIREKHPQGHYPVKIEETEFSLADYQSLLHEHADEIKHAKARQQKAFEEERQRWEESGQANFVATEIEQSSVQTELEEGQEAIESHVAGNIWQVLVEPGQTVKENDVVMILEAMKMELEVTASVSGVIDSICHEAGAQVHAGEPLLVVNTCAA, from the coding sequence ATGTTTAGTAAGGTATTAATTGCTAACCGTGGAGCCATTGCTTGCCGAGTTATCCGCACATTAAAACAACTTAATATCGGCAGCGTTGCCATTTACAGTGAAGCAGACTCTCAAAGTCTCCACGTTGTCGGTGCTGATGAAGCGTTTTCTTTAGGTCAAGGTGGCGCGACTGAGACCTACCTTAATCAAGACAAAATTATTGCGATTGCCAAAGAGTCTGGCGCACAAGCGATTCATCCTGGCTACGGCTTTTTAAGTGAAAACCCAGAGTTTGTCGAACGATGCGAACAAGAAGGATTGGTCTTTTTAGGACCAACAGCAGAACAAATGCGATCTTTTGGCCTTAAACACTCTGCGCGTAACATCGCTACTCAAGCAAATGTGCCGCTTCTCCCAGGCACAGACTTACTCAATGACAAACAACAAGCACTGCAGGAAGCAGAGAAAATCGGCTACCCAGTGATGTTGAAAAGCACGGCTGGTGGCGGTGGCATCGGCATGCAGTGCTGTTTTACCAGCCAAGAACTCGATGAGGCTTATGATAGCGTTAAGAGACTGAGTGCGAATAATTTCAGTAACAGCGGCGTGTTCCTCGAGAAGTTTATTCAACAAGCACGTCATATCGAAGTACAGATTTTCGGTGATGGGCAAGGCCACGTAGTTGCATTAGGTGAACGTGATTGCTCGGCACAGCGTCGTAACCAGAAAGTCATCGAAGAGACACCCGCGCCTAACCTCAACGATGATACTCGAACTAAGCTGCAAGATACCGCAGTGAGATTGGCCAGTGAGGTTAACTACCGTAATGCTGGTACCGTCGAGTTTGTATTAGATCAGCAAACACAAGCGTTCTATTTCTTAGAGGTAAATACCCGCTTACAAGTTGAGCATGGCGTAACCGAAGAAGTGTTTGGTGTGGATCTTGTCGAATGGATGGTTCGTCAAGGGGCTGAACGGCTAGAACTAGAGACACTTAGCGCCACCCTTAAATCACAAGGTCACGCGATTCAGGTAAGGCTTTACGCTGAAGACGCTAATAAAAACTTCCAGCCGTGTGCAGGTCTATTAAGTCATGTTGAGTGGGCAGAGCAAGAGAACTTGCGCATCGAACACTGGATAGAAGCTGGTGTTGAAGTGTCGCCATTCTTTGACCCGATGTTAGCGAAAGTGATCGTTCATTCCGATGATAGAAATACGGCACTGGCAGAGCTTAAGCAAAGCCTCGGCAACAGCAATATCTACGGCATCGAACACAACAAGGCATATCTAAGCCAACTGCTTGCCAGCGAACTGGTAAAGAAAGGTGAAGTGCTGACTCAGTCTCTTAACAGTTTTGAGTTTAAACCGAACACTTTTGACGTCATCAGTGGCGGAACCCAAACCACGATTCAAGATTACCCGGCTCGAACTGGCTACTGGGATATTGGCGTACCATCATCAGGCCCAATGGATGCGCTGAGCTTCCGTTTAGCGAATACATTACTTGCCAATGAAGAATCAAGTGCAGGCTTGGAAATCATTGTTTCAGGGCCAACGCTCAAATTTAACCAAGAAACTCGCATCGCTCTGACAGGTGCAAGCATTCAAGCGACATTGGATGGTGAATCGGTCGCAATGAGCGAAGCGGTTGAAATAAAGCCAGGACAAACCCTTAAGCTTGGCAAAGTGCTAGACGGCGCTCGAACATACCTGGCAATTCAGGGCGGTATTGATTGCCCCGAGTATCTTGGGAGTCGTTCAACCTTCACGCTAGGTCAATTTGGTGGTCATGCTGGCCGCGCATTGCTCGCCGGTGATGTTTTACATATCAAAGAAGCCACTCCAAAGAGTACCACTGAGATCAGTTCCATTACTCAACCGGAGTTCAACGGTGAATGGCAGATCCGAGTGATTTATGGCCCGCACGGAGCGCCAGATTTCTTCACTCAAGAAGATATTGATGCCTTCTTTGATGCTGAGTGGAAGGTGCACTTTAACTCAAGTCGTACTGGCGTTCGTTTAATCGGACCTAAGCCCAACTGGGCGCGCGCAGACGGTGGGGAAGCTGGTCTTCATCCATCCAATATTCACGATAACGCTTACGCGGTTGGCACGATAGACTTTACTGGTGACATGCCAGTTATCTTAGGTCCAGACGGCCCAAGTCTTGGCGGCTTTGTTTGCCCCGCCACCATCATCAAAGCCGACCTTTGGAAGATGGGGCAGCTCAAAGCAGGGGACAAAATTCGATTTACACCTGTAACGGTGGAAGATGCGGAGCTTGCCGAACGCGCGCAGCTTACTCAGATCGAAACGGGTGTAATCGAAGAAATGGTGCTGCCAATAGCAGAGCTTGATTCACCCATCATTAAGACTATCCCAGCAAGCCAATATGGTGAGCAAGTGGCTTACCGCCCAAGCGGGGAAGATTACCTGCTGGTGGAGTATGGCCCACAGATGCTCGACATTCGTTTACGATTCCGAGTCCACGCATTGATGCTCAAGCTTCAAGAGCGAAACTTGGTAGGTGTTCATGAGCTGACGCCGGGTATTCGTTCCCTACAAATTCATTACGATAACCTTGTAATGCCAAGAGATCAGTTGCTTGATGAGCTAGAAGCGATCGAAGCCATGCTGGATAGTATTGATGATCTGACTGTACCAGCTCGCGTGGTGCATCTGCCTTTATCTTGGGATGACGAAGCAACGCGCTTGGCGATTCGTAAATACGATGAAGTGGTACGCAAAGACGCGCCTTGGTGCCCAGATAACATTGAGTTTATCCGCCGCATCAATGGACTTGATTCCGTCGAAGACGTTAAGCGCATCGTGTTTGATGCCAGCTACCTCGTGATGGGGCTAGGGGATGTGTACCTTGGCGCACCTGTAGCAACGCCAATGGACCCTCGCCATCGTTTAGTTACCACAAAATACAACCCAGCTCGAACTTGGACTCCAGAAAATGCCGTTGGTATCGGTGGTGCGTATATGTGTGTCTACGGTATGGAAGGCCCGGGTGGCTACCAGTTTGTCGGTCGTACGCTACAGATGTGGAATCGCTATCGTCAAACCGAAGCCTTCACCAAACCTTGGCTACTGCGCTTTTTTGACCAAATCAAGTTCTATGAAGTCAGTGCGGATGAGCTACTCGATATTCGTGAGAAACACCCTCAAGGCCACTACCCAGTGAAAATTGAAGAAACGGAGTTTTCTTTAGCGGATTACCAATCACTGCTTCATGAGCATGCCGATGAAATTAAGCACGCGAAAGCGCGCCAGCAAAAGGCATTCGAAGAGGAGCGCCAGCGTTGGGAAGAGTCTGGGCAAGCGAATTTTGTTGCAACAGAAATCGAGCAATCAAGCGTACAAACCGAGCTCGAAGAAGGGCAGGAAGCGATTGAAAGCCACGTTGCGGGTAATATTTGGCAAGTGCTTGTCGAGCCTGGTCAAACCGTGAAAGAGAATGACGTAGTGATGATTCTAGAAGCGATGAAAATGGAGTTAGAAGTCACCGCGAGTGTCTCGGGCGTCATTGATTCAATATGTCATGAAGCAGGTGCTCAAGTGCACGCTGGCGAGCCATTACTGGTTGTTAATACATGCGCAGCATAG